Proteins from a single region of Starkeya sp. ORNL1:
- a CDS encoding GntR family transcriptional regulator, with protein sequence MNPATANIEEAILSAILAGRIAPGTRLGEQKLADLFGISRTRVREAMMRLETRGVVQVSARRGWYVVEPSAEEARDAFHTRRVIETGLLHTIREISPKALESLRAHVAAEREAIESGDVGSRACLLGDFHIHLADVVGNRLLTEIIRDLTARTTLISMLYQPTEKAEESSHDHEDIVAALEVGDFGEAARLMAEHIDNVEAGLDLATRPDPLAGLRELLTPSTFAGSPPSMPQASTPHAHAHGAPHAHSSHSRIKE encoded by the coding sequence ATGAACCCCGCTACCGCCAATATCGAGGAAGCCATCCTCTCGGCCATCCTCGCCGGACGCATCGCACCGGGCACGCGGCTCGGCGAGCAGAAGCTCGCCGACCTGTTCGGCATCTCCCGCACCCGGGTGCGGGAGGCGATGATGCGGCTGGAGACGCGCGGCGTGGTGCAGGTCAGCGCCCGGCGCGGCTGGTACGTGGTCGAGCCCTCGGCGGAAGAGGCGCGCGACGCCTTCCATACCCGCCGGGTGATCGAGACCGGGCTACTGCACACCATTCGCGAGATCTCGCCCAAGGCGCTCGAAAGCCTTCGGGCCCATGTCGCGGCCGAGCGCGAGGCGATCGAGAGCGGCGATGTCGGCTCGCGCGCCTGCCTGCTCGGCGACTTCCACATCCATCTCGCCGACGTCGTCGGCAACCGGCTGCTGACCGAGATCATCCGCGATCTCACCGCCCGCACCACGCTGATCTCGATGCTCTACCAGCCGACCGAGAAGGCCGAGGAATCCAGCCACGACCACGAGGACATCGTGGCCGCGCTGGAGGTCGGCGACTTCGGTGAGGCGGCCCGGCTGATGGCCGAGCACATCGACAATGTGGAAGCCGGCCTCGACCTCGCCACCAGGCCGGACCCGCTCGCGGGCCTGCGCGAACTGCTCACGCCTTCAACCTTTGCCGGCTCACCGCCTTCCATGCCTCAGGCTTCCACGCCCCATGCGCATGCGCACGGGGCGCCGCATGCCCATTCATCCCACTCGCGCATCAAGGAATGA
- a CDS encoding amino acid ABC transporter permease: MAYEFDFGWLVEYWPVLLKGIGITLELTLIGGVLGVSLGIACAWTRALGPKWLRPVVGAYVEMIRNTPFLIQLFFIFFGLPSLGLRLSELQAANLAMVINLGAYGCEIIRAGIQATPRGQFEAGASLGMGRIQTFWYVVLVPALQRIWPALSSQIVIVMLGSSVVSQIAAEDLTFAANFIQSRTFRAFETYFVSTLIYLALAIALRQVLRGLGWTIFPRRGAAR; the protein is encoded by the coding sequence ATGGCCTATGAATTCGATTTCGGCTGGCTGGTCGAATACTGGCCGGTGCTGCTCAAGGGCATCGGCATCACGCTTGAACTCACGCTGATCGGCGGCGTGCTCGGCGTCTCGCTCGGCATTGCCTGCGCCTGGACGCGGGCCCTGGGGCCGAAATGGCTGCGCCCGGTGGTGGGCGCCTATGTGGAGATGATCCGCAACACGCCGTTCCTGATCCAGCTGTTCTTCATCTTCTTCGGCCTGCCCTCGCTCGGCCTGCGCCTCAGCGAATTGCAGGCGGCGAACCTCGCCATGGTGATCAATCTCGGCGCCTATGGCTGCGAGATCATCCGGGCCGGCATCCAGGCGACGCCGCGCGGCCAGTTCGAAGCCGGCGCCAGCCTCGGCATGGGCCGCATCCAGACCTTCTGGTACGTGGTGCTCGTCCCGGCCCTGCAACGCATCTGGCCGGCGCTGTCCTCGCAGATCGTCATCGTGATGCTGGGCTCGTCCGTGGTCTCGCAGATCGCGGCGGAGGACCTTACCTTCGCGGCGAACTTCATCCAGTCGCGCACCTTCCGCGCCTTCGAGACCTATTTCGTCTCGACGCTGATCTATCTCGCCCTCGCCATCGCGCTCCGCCAGGTGCTGCGCGGCCTTGGCTGGACCATCTTCCCCCGGCGAGGAGCGGCGCGATGA
- a CDS encoding transporter substrate-binding domain-containing protein, with the protein MNRRALLALVTGGVLAAGLVLPHAAKADALADITTRKTIRIAVPQDFPPFGSVGADMEPKGYDVDVAKLIAAKLGAKLELVPVTSANRIPYLQTNKVDLVISSLGKNPDREKVIDFTSAYAPFFNGVFGPAEVKVTKVEELSGKTVGVTRGAVEDLELTKIAPTDATIKRYEDNNGTISSFLSGQVDVIATGNVVAAAILARNPPKKPEIKFLIKNSPCFIGLNKNEPALLAKVNEIIAGAKGDGALAAISQKWLGSGLPADL; encoded by the coding sequence ATGAACCGCCGCGCCCTCCTCGCACTCGTCACGGGCGGCGTCCTCGCCGCCGGCCTCGTTCTGCCGCACGCCGCGAAAGCCGACGCGCTCGCCGACATCACGACACGCAAGACCATCCGCATCGCCGTGCCGCAGGACTTCCCGCCATTCGGCAGCGTCGGCGCCGACATGGAGCCGAAGGGCTATGACGTCGACGTCGCCAAGCTGATCGCCGCCAAGCTCGGCGCCAAGCTGGAGCTGGTGCCGGTCACCAGCGCCAACCGCATCCCGTATCTGCAGACCAACAAGGTCGACCTCGTCATCTCCAGCCTCGGCAAGAATCCGGACCGCGAGAAGGTGATCGACTTCACCAGCGCCTATGCGCCGTTCTTCAACGGCGTGTTCGGCCCGGCCGAGGTCAAGGTGACCAAGGTGGAAGAGCTTTCCGGCAAGACCGTCGGCGTCACCCGCGGCGCGGTGGAAGATCTCGAGCTGACCAAGATCGCGCCCACTGACGCCACCATCAAGCGCTACGAGGACAATAACGGCACCATCTCCTCCTTCCTCTCCGGCCAGGTCGATGTGATCGCCACCGGCAATGTGGTGGCGGCTGCGATCCTCGCCCGCAACCCGCCGAAGAAGCCGGAGATCAAGTTCCTCATCAAGAATTCGCCCTGCTTCATCGGCCTCAACAAGAACGAGCCGGCGCTGCTTGCCAAGGTGAACGAGATCATAGCCGGGGCGAAGGGCGACGGCGCGCTTGCCGCCATCTCGCAGAAGTGGCTCGGCAGCGGCCTGCCCGCCGATCTCTGA